DNA sequence from the Falco peregrinus isolate bFalPer1 chromosome 1, bFalPer1.pri, whole genome shotgun sequence genome:
gcttaGCCAGGCTTGTGCTTCCTTGTTGGAGTACAGGCTTGCGCACACAAGAAGCGCACCTTTGTTACCCGTATTTCTGCAATTCTATATTCACTACAAGTGTGTTTCTGCTACCATATGAGAAACACTGGAGACTATTCTGCCATAACACGCATAAGCTGGTGAGCCTCACTTCATCAGGAGTGCGCTGGAGTACAGAAATCAACAGGACCTGTTACTGCTCCAAGTTTAGTGCCTGGCATTGCTTAAATGAGGTGTCTGCCTTTGCTTCTGTAATGAGAGGAGGATCAGCAAGTGCAGCTGGCTCTCCGAAGGACCTGACCCAATGTTTGGTTCAGATAATAAATAGCTTCGTAAGGATTTTAGTGGAAGCAGACCTGCAGGGGCGGTTCAGCACCAAAGCTGTCAGACGTTGGTCTGATGTGACAGGCACTCAGTGGGCTCTGCCTTCGTTTGTAGGTTTGACTGCCCTTGCAGGGGCAGCCTTCCAAGGCTACCGTTCTGACTGGTCCCTACACGAAACCGTGTATAGGTCATTTAAGGCAAGGCCCTTacacaggctgtggtgggtacTTAGGattctctctttccccctccaaaaaaacgTAAGGTAAGTGTAGGGCAACTAGTTTCCTGTGCCTTTATTAATAACTCTGAATGGCCTGAGATTCAGTAGGGATTTACGTATGACTATTAAATGGGTCAGCGGGTAATGGTATTTCACTTGAGATTTGTCAGATGTACTTTGGGTTAACAGAGCTATCATAAAGGTCAGAAGAGAGCTCCTGCTCGCCCAGAGGCAGGGGGATGACGCCTGTCCCCGCTGCCTGGCTGAAGGGCCTGATCCAGCTCTTCACTTAACCAATGCAAGTCACTGATTCTTCAGACCGTATGTAACTCAGACCTAAAATTTAGGTGTCTAGTCTGTACATTTGAAGTGCAAGCAACTTAactacattagaaaaaaacccacatttattgtttttaatttagagaCAGTAAAAGCCTTTTGGGTAGGTAATATTTGACTGCTACAAGGCACATGGTCCTAGGAAAGCTTCTTCTGCTCCGCTAGACTGGAATAAGCTATGCCAGTAGATACACTCAGATATTACTGCATCTGCACTAGAGGATTTTCAGCTTTAATTATGCTGATGCGTTCTTTAAGCATAGAGCAGACCTAATTTTGGACCtagcttttttttaacatcttgtaAGCAGGCAAAGAAATGAAGTTATGGTAACTACCCTGCAAATTTGTctgtttaaaaggttttttAGAGACCTTTATACAAATGTTGAAAGAATATATTTCTTAGTCAGAGTGTAATTTGTCCCCTCTTATGCTTTACTCCTTGCATACTCCTTAAGCAGCCTTGTGCCAGTCTCAGGCTTTATTTAGTTCTTGCTGGAATAAAGTTGACTTCCGAAGAGTGTAAGAACTTCTCCTTTTAGCACCTGTGGAGGGGTGCATTTAGCATGTATAAACTGCTTCTGCTTAAGGGCAGACAGGGCTGGAATGAACCCCAATGATTTCAAATGGCAGTAGCTGACCCTGTCTTTGTGGAGCACCCTGCACCCGTATCTGCTCTGCAGACTCTAAGGACATGGAGACGTCTTACCCATATTTCTTTCCTCGTAGGGGACAGTATGCTTAGGAAACTCTCAGTACTTATGTTTACAATTTAAATTTTAGCAGTACAGTTGATGCTGTTGCATACGTGTTCAACCCATAGCTATCAAGTAAGACCCAGGGTATGTACTGaagtaaagatttttatttatttggtttaaaGTATCATAGCTTAAGTGAAAACAGTTGAATCGGCCAACTAAGACTGTTCCTCAAAACTGTTTCCCCTTTACACATACAATAATTTTCTCAGATGACTATAATAGTTTTCCAGAAATTGCCTATGTTTGATGGCTTGCATGTCCTGAATATAAAACCAGTTTAGGATCAATCTCTCCACAGTGAAATGATggattttcctttcccatctaTGGAATTAGAATTGAAATATGGGAAACTTGTTTTGCAAATTAagacatcctttttttttccctgcataatataactttatttttctggacttttttcttaaaaaatctTCTATTGGTATGTAAATAAGATAGAACTATTTAAAATTGCAGACTCGGGAAAGTACAAGTAAAAATGTAACAGGAAGATCTCTCTGAAGTATTACGTAAGGAGTCGAAATAGGAGTGTTGCTTAGAGTTAAGCTTGCCTTACTGTACAGACCATGAATTCAAGctgttgcaaaaaaaagaaatccatatgCAGTTAAGACTGGCTCAAACATACGTGGAACAAATTCAAGGCAAACTTGGCCTCAAAACCATGgaagaaaattataataaacCTTATTACCAAGCGCTTCAGTAAGGTAATTTCAGAGTTACGTTTTAGTATTGCTGAAATCTTTAGTCCATATCCATGCAGGTGGCAAAAAGACTGGCAAATACTCTAGGTTTTCGCTATTAATCTTTTTAACAAGAGCAATGCCAGGGTGAGTTTGTGGCAGGGGCCAGTGACAGCTGCAGAGGTGTTGCAGTGTGCGAGAGCAGACCTCTGCTGCTAGACCTCGGGAACTGCACATCCCGGGAAAGCAGAGCCCGGGTCAGTGTATTTCCCTATGGATTTCCAGGCCTGGGAAGCACGGGAGCTAGCAGCTCCCGGGGGGAAAGGTGCCAAAAAATCAGCAGTGCAATGTTGTGGTCAGCAGTTGTGGAGGAAACACATAGCCGTGGTGCCCGTGGCCGCGCTGGCAGGCGCAGGCGGTCAGCGAGGCTGTCCAGTGCCAGCAAAGAACTTGGTTGCATGCAGCTGGACAAAACAGGCTTTGTACAGTCAGCACCTAAATGCAGGTCAAGCTTCCTTATATTTTCATTCAAGTCCTTTGGGCTCCTGATCCACAAAAGACTCAGGACTGTGTCATTTTATGCGAGACGCCCCTATAATCTTCCCTTGCAATGTTCACATGCTTCAGGTTAACAACACGCATGGTTGCTGTGCTGTCCTGGGCCTGGGGCACTGACAATCGCTTGTGCAGAGCCCATTGAGGAGTTGTCATAAATGGATGAACCAACCCCTGCGGTGTCCGGCCGGTGCAGGGCAATGTTCAAGTTGCGCTTTTCCAATGCATGCAATGGTACCGCTGTGACCAAGGCAAGTGAAGCCAAACCCACCTCCATCTCATCCCTAATGCTCTAGGGATTAGCATTTCTGTGAGGATCTGGCTCACATCACCCAAGACATACAGTTTGAGTGCTTCTCAATGTATAACGTTTTTACTCAAAATTATAAAGAATACCTAATGACCGAGggtttttcattgctgtttcaGACAAGTGATGGAGCAACAGCAACAGCGCCAGGAATCTCTGGAAAGAAGAACCTCTACCACAGGCACGTATCAAACCAAGCAGATGTAGTCTCTCCTTGCTTGTCTCCTTTGGCTGTAgttgggttttgtgtggtgCTTCACAAGAACTAGGCTGCTAAAAGTGGTTGTAGTTACGATAACGTTTTGAAGCATTTATAGCTAGAGATTTACATGCATTTGGACATGGTTTGTTGTTTCACAGAGGCTCAGGTGCAGCTAGGTAGGTTTTGTGCTTGGCAAAGCTTGTACAGCTGCGGAGGATTTTAGGGGTACCAAGAGGGCCTGGCCATCTTCCTTCCACACCCATGAGGACAGCAGGTAGCACATCCACCGCAGGAGTGACTCCATGTTTCCAGGGGATGTAAGCATGATGGGGTTCATGTGCTGGATGTGCCAGGCTAGGCACTCCCCATtgctctgcagcacaaagcAAACCACAGTGCGGAAGAAAATATAGCTTTAGATGCTCATCAGTGGGGATTTTGTGGTCATGAAGTGAGAGGTTTTCTGTGagcttaatggaaaaaatatatatatttaatgagCTTACGAAAATCTTCTGTAGCATATTAAGTTGCACTAAGCTGAGCGAAGCGATGACAGGAATAGCTTATAACTACAAAGTATGGCTTTGCCTCTCTGTAGACTGCAGAGCAGGCAAGCCAAGATGGCCATCTTGCGTCTGGGCTTTTGTTTTGGGGAAGTTTTTTCAGTTAATCTGGCCACAgaagtgaaatgtttttcctcagCTGTTACGGCTTTTTAGGTTTTGACGTGAAACcagctcagacacacacacacacacccttagTCAGTGACAGGAGTGTTGGACTCTGTTTCGACAGCGGTTAGTGTGCTATTCTGCATAGGGAACATAGCCAAAACCCTGCCTCGGCATCCCCAAAGAGCAGGACATGGCTCTCAGGGACTTCTAGCTGTCCCCTCCCTGGCTATGGGGTGGCCACTGCTGTGTTCAGCATGCCCCTTGCAGCTGCCCTGGTGCAAGGGTGATGCTCATGATGGTGTGAAGGGCTTGCTCATGATCCTGACTCAGATTTACATAAAGTTTGGAGGAGCCTCACTGGCACCAGAGCACACAGCTCTACCTGTGCTGCAGGTCCTGCTCCCCATGGCCATGGGGGGAGCATGCAGCCCATCCCCTGCTGCCAGGAtcctgctctgcacagccctCTGGTTCTTGCTGAGGGTTGGAAACCCCCAAGCCAGTGCCTGCACCATCtcctctttgctttgtttgagtttctgtttgcatttactTCACAGTTCCTTTCGCTCTGTTCCGCTTTGCCTTGGTTTCGTTCCGTGCCACATACCCAtcttattcttttcatttgtcttttctgttcttttagtTTCCACCCCTCAGATAAGCATGTGCTCCCCCCCCTCTCAGCCCCAGTCTCCACCTCCCACCTGCAGTAACTGGGGTGCTGTGTCCCCACCGCCGCCTCATGCCAGCGCTGTCTCTTCAGCACCCGCTGTCCTTGAGCCTGCTAGTCAATCCTCTTTCAGATCCCTGCAGAGAGTCAGAGACCCCCCCCAGCTTCTGCACAGGCACTCAGCCTCCGAGCTGCCAATGGCCCGgggctcctctcccccagcctgcccaaACCGCAGGACCATAATAACATCAGGCATCAGGCGAACCTCGCTgtctccaccacctccccatccttcccacTTTCCCTTCACCTTTCGCCAGCCTCTCAGGCGCTCTTCTCTTTCATGCTCTCCTCGGtcttctgcttcctctgccACAAATGCACCACCTCTGCAGAGGGGTGATGTCCTGCAGCCACGTGGTCCCACCATCCTGCCTGTCATTCCTGTCCCACCTGACAGGGGCAAGGGACCCACAGATAAAGCAAGCCAGGAGACCTTGGCAAACATACCTCTGAATGGCTATCCTGAAGAACAAATTGCTTTAGGCCCCTCTGGGACCCAGGTGAAAAGTGTGGACAGGTGCTTCTTTCCACACCTAGGAGCTGCACCCTCCTCCCCGCTGCCCACCATCGccagcccctccagctcctTTGGCCAGgctccctccccatcctcccatCCATCTTCTCGTCCTCCACAGCAGTGGTATCAGTCCATGTCACACTGTCTTCCATTGCCTCCCCCTTCCGCTGCTGTGTCTGAGGTGACTATGCCCAGGAGGACCCCTCTTTACATGACTTCATCAGCCATTGCCCACTTGAGTAAGTACTGACTTTGAACGAGTTGCGACCTGTATGAAGCCTTAGCTTTCAGGTGCTTAAAAAGCCTCGTTGGCACGGCCCGTGACCACTAGAAAAAGGGCCGAGGTGCCCAAGGCTGCTCCTGCTGTATGTGATTTCTGAAACTAAGGTGGAAAAATATCGAAATTGCTCAGGAAAGGTCCAGGGATCTCCTGAGctaaaagcaagacaaaaagcAAGAATTACAGGACTGGGGCCCTGTAGCTGGGTTGTTGCAGTGCATATTCTTACTGTATTAGCCCAGAAGGAGATTTTTATCATTCAACAGAGTGAAATTGCATTTGGCAGCGAGCTTTATACAAAATCTATTTTCAGCTGGTCCAAACATAGCGGATGGGCTCTTCTGAAGCTGGAGGCCAGGTCTGCGGTAGACTTGTCTGTTTAGCAATATTGGTAGAGGTTgtgatttttattctctttcctAAGCGGTATTTCTGTTACCAGCAAAAGAGATAACATGGATTTTGTTATAGTTACCCAGAATCCCCTCTGCTtgtgtaatttatttcattctagAAACTCTTTTCCTCATATAAAGTGCATTTATACTTTGGTTGAGTTTATACCAAGTTGAGGGCTTGTCCCTATAACTATTCCAGCAAATCTTTTTCATTGCAGGCAGACCAAGAGCTTGGGTCTGCCACTTTGCATATGGTCTTGATTTCTAGTGCTTGTCTAAAGCCTGCAGAGTCAGAACACTTACGAGTAATGCCTATTTGCAATTCAGATCATATGTTTTGTGACTTGGATCCATTCCTGTTTATAACCACATATAATGCTTAAATGACGTGcctagaaaaggaagaaaactgagacatttcttctcactttctgctgaaaatattaCTGCAACCACTGGAGGCTCAGTCTTCCAGCTGATATAAGTCCTTGAAATCCACTTAGTTcaataaacttattttaaacTCACATTAGTCCATTACTTTGACTCAGTTCAATTTTTGCCTCAGGCTGGCCTCTAATTAGGTGGGTGTAGTTTTGCAATTACAATTAACAGTACCCACAATGAATTACTAGCTATTATGTTTGTGAACCAGAGAGGGCTTGAaacatttaaagtatttctggTAGCAGCCATGGTTCATTTCAAGAATGGAATTGGAAGTGTGAAATAATAGCAGAGGTAACCACAGAAATAAGGCAGTAGCGTAAGAAAACCTAGataagaagaaaaccaggctgCTAATGTTAAATACAGATTCCAAATGTTCCTCAGCCAAAACCCACCTGTCTTTCAACATAACACTTCCTGAACAACTGAACCTGTGATTATGTATCAGGAGCAGCCTGTGAGCTCTGAGAGAGTGTAACATGGGGAAATATCCTCAGGGAGGTGTATTTGTTCAACTGACCTGTTAACAGACAGGCAGAACACTGCAACGGAGTTACCCACCGCCAGCCCCTCCAacaggctgctgctcagggaagcTTGGCTGGACCTCGAGGTGCTTGGAGCTGGTCTCCCCCGTGTCATTTTGCAAGACCAGCTGAGGCCACACACCTGTGCAACAGAAAGGAGGATGTGTCACTGTAGCCCATGATTCTGGTGAAAAGCTGATGTTAACCACCGTCTACAGAGTTGGCTGATGTCATTTCATATCTCCATGTAGAAAGCTGTGAGAGAAGTGAAGAAGCTGCCACTTATGAATTGGGAAGTGTtgtctgtgttttgattttggcACAGAATAAAGCACTAGCCCAgccagggagaagaggagggagaaagctAGTTTATCAGTGACAGTGTCTCACAGGAGGACACAACTGTAGTTGATGGACCATTGATGCAACCACCATTTCCCATTCTTCTGCGTGCTTGGTGCTTCCTTGCATTGATCACTCGTCATGCAGTTAGGTCATGGCCTTGGGAGCAGGAGCATGACTTTGCGTACAGGCTGGAGGAGGTTGCGTTTCATGTCTAATTGGTATTCTCTGCATTTCAGGCCCAGCACTTCCACCTGGTCATCCCAGTGGCGCTGCTGTGATCCCTGCTTCGTCCGGGGGGCCCCCACCTCCGCCACCCCCCCCAGTCCCTCCGCCACCCATGGGagctgcaccaccaccaccacccccgctGCCAGCAGGCGCTAGCCAAGGGGCTGGCACTGAAGATGGGTCAGTGTCAGGGCtcgcagcagctctggctggtgCCAAACTAAGGAGAGTTCAACGGGTAAGGAGATGGCACTGGGACTCTCCAATGGGCTCTCCTCCACTGCGGGAAAGCCTGGCATAGCTTGGTGTAATGATCCACAAATCCAGTGTGAAACGGTGACACATGCTGCAGCTGACCATTAGGGGAGCTTTTAAATGTGAGTTTGTAGTGCAAATAAAGCTGAGCAGGAAATGTTTGTTAtaatttctgctcttcagaacATGTTCATTAGCAAGTTCTCACGTTGCCAGGATTTCATGACTACTGCATAATCCACCACTGTACTATTTGTTAGTATTTTCAGTCATTGTAAGTGGTTAAAACTGCACCATGCTTCCAAAAACCAGTGTAGACTGGTGAGGCCTCACAACAATAGGTGTCCACTTAGGTCAGGGTTGCATAACCATAATCATGAACAAACAgcatggtgggttttttcattatCTGCCGATATATATAAACCCAGACTGTTTCTGGGTTTAGTACGGTCCATGTGGGTCTTCTCAAGCCAGAACACATCCTATCTCTTGTTTTGGGCTGTGATTGTGAAGGCTGTTCCTAATAATAAGGGAAACTAATCATTAAGGGTGTGGTTGTAAATTAATCTTGTCATTAACTCCAATGTTGATTTCTGTCTTAAGCCAGAAGATGGTTCAGGAGGGTCCAGCCCCAGTGGGGTCTCTAAGAGCGATGCCAATCGAACAAGTAGcggaggaggcggaggaggaCTAATGGAAGAAATGAATAAATTACTGGCAAAAAGGTTTGTACTAGGACTTCGAGTAAGCACTAGCATGAGCTCTGTAGCAAATTGTGGTACAAGGAGCTGTCGTTTTTGGTTTGCAATGGGTCACTGTGGTGGTGCTTTGCAATTTGACAGCTCCTGCATAGAAGTCAGTCACCAGCATTGCCCAGCATTTAATATGAAAGTGTAGGTGTTGCTGCAATGATACCTGGCAGAGTTTAGCTGCTGTAGCAGATCCTGCCGTGTGGTAGCCTTCAAAGATAGTGATAAATATATTCTCTGGCTTTTGCCATTTTACCAGATCTATTTCAAAGttactgttttcagaaagaataaaCTATGAAAGGAAGTCACAAATCATTCCTTATGCAGCACATTCAGGATGTTGGGCCCAAAAATAGAAGTGCAATAAAAGGACAACATCTTGACAGGTAAATTATTATTGATTCTCAGGGTGTTACAGACAGGCTAGCTGAAAGTTACTCCAGTAAAGCGAGTTGTGATGTATCAAGCTACCAGCTGTTAAAAGGCACTCAAttattccaattatttttttctttttctgatgcGAGCACTGTGCTGCTTCTACGCTGAAAATAACTGAGCTGCAAATCTTTtcccagggagctggcagcaacAGAATTGTCTCTTAAATTTTGTTTCACAAAGCCATGGAACTCATTGGAAATACACAGGTGTCAGTCAAGGGTGCAATCTGGGCACATGCTGTTACACTGATACTGCGGGGACTTCTTTTGGCTGCAAAACCCTTTTTATGTGTAAGGccatggagaaaggaagaacCTGACACTGTGTTTTAGGTTGCTTTTaccaggctggcagccaggaggTAAAAAAGTTGTTCTTTAAACTGACCATGTTCAGTACAGAAATCACAGAGTGGTAAGCATGGGATCTTGGGCGCCCTTTTCTGAGCAGAAAACCACACGCTTAGAAACAGGGAATGTGTCTAATGCTGGGaaagtaacagaagaaaatgcttctaAGAGCTCAGGTGGTATAAAATATCACTCTCTAGATCTAGTGGCTCCCACGAGAGCAGCCCTTTGGTTCAAGTCTGAATTGCAAGCAGAATAATGAACTATCTCACAAATCGCTATAATTTCTAGCCCAGTTAAATTTGTAGCAGGACATAAATCTAACACTGATCTCTCACCCTGACAAATACTTCCCTCACTCAAGTTTGTGATGGTTATAaccttttttccctcaaaagAATCAAGTAAATATTGAAGAAAGActataaaaattattactgaTTGAATAAAATTATTAGTGCAGTTGAATATCTAGAAATAATTCCCACAGAGCACTGTGTCCTAAAAAACATGCATGTGTTTtacttctctgtatttttgtcaAATTTACATCAAATCCTGCAATTTGTCTATCCAgtgaagcttttcttttgccagtgatatgaaaaaaaaaaaaaatcctctgacAAACTTGTGGCAGCGTTTTGCAGCTCAGAAGCCTTTCTAGATGCCACTTGGGATTATTTGGGTCTTTTTCTGAGATGAAGTTTGTCTGCTTCAGAAGCAAGAATAAATGACAAATCTGTCAtactgttgttttaaaaaagcatctgCTAAGAGTAATGTTCACAGGTGGGTGAGGATAAGGATCATCACAACCAAAATCCATGTGGAGACTGGAGCTGCAGTTCCCCTAATTGTCTAAAATGGGAAATGGGATATCTTCTAGGCAACCAGTACCTGGCACACTTGTGTACTGTTTAGACCCAAAACAGGGCTTGAAAATCcataatttggttttcttttcttcagccagTGTGGCTAACACCCAAGAAGTTTTACCATGTGTTCTTCAAAGATGAacaatgaacattttttttattctcatgtCCAGTTGCTCTAGTGGACTGCTTGTAGCTCGTTGCCACTTGCTTCTTGGAGTTTTGCCTCTCCTGGGGAAGCAGGACAGAGTGGGGGTCTCAGGTCCTCACTCAGCTTCTGTAGgcaccaccagcactgccagtcCTGGGACTACAGGGCTCGGGAGGTCTTCTGCCTTTGAATTGGATTTGAAACAGCAGTAATCTCCTGTCACTCACCAAAGGCATTTGAAAACCCAGGCTGGTGTACTCGTTTCCTGACTCCTGGTCTCCAGGCAGAGCTTTCCCATCCTAGAGTGAGCAGGGGTCTTGGCTAGCAGAAGTGGTGGCCATTCTTTCCCAGTGAGGATGGACCTGGGTTGAAAGGCTTTTCTGACTCTTGTCCTGTCACATGGGAGCGCTGCCACAGCCCTTTCTCTGGGTGGGAACAGGGATGGGGGGATATAGGACAGATGGAAAAATGATACTGAAGCTGGCTGAGAACATAGTGCCATCACTGCCATAACAACCCGAGCCACCTGGCGGGGGTGAGCTGGCCCTTAGAAACCCCCGTGGAGGTTTGGGTTGTTCCCTCCTGTGCAGGACACAGGAGCCACCACTTTCTGAGCCCTAGAGAGAAACCATCCCTTTCTTACCCAATTTTATACCCAGCTGTGCTTCCTTCCTCCGCTTCGACATGTTCCCTTATGCTCTGCACCCTGCGTTTCTCTGTTAAATACCATCTCATAATATTGCCATTCTCCCTGAGTCCTATCACCAAGGTCTGGATGGCTCACCTCCGCCCCAGCCCTAAGCAACCAAACACATTCAGCCTTTGTCGCATTCCCTAGGATGAACTAA
Encoded proteins:
- the LOC129783726 gene encoding ena/VASP-like protein, with translation MGWPLLCSACPLQLPWCKGDAHDGVKGLLMILTQIYIKFGGASLAPEHTALPVLQVLLPMAMGGACSPSPAARILLCTALWFLLRVGNPQASACTISSLLCLSFCLHLLHSSFRSVPLCLGFVPCHIPILFFSFVFSVLLVSTPQISMCSPPSQPQSPPPTCSNWGAVSPPPPHASAVSSAPAVLEPASQSSFRSLQRVRDPPQLLHRHSASELPMARGSSPPACPNRRTIITSGIRRTSLSPPPPHPSHFPFTFRQPLRRSSLSCSPRSSASSATNAPPLQRGDVLQPRGPTILPVIPVPPDRGKGPTDKASQETLANIPLNGYPEEQIALGPSGTQVKSVDRCFFPHLGAAPSSPLPTIASPSSSFGQAPSPSSHPSSRPPQQWYQSMSHCLPLPPPSAAVSEVTMPRRTPLYMTSSAIAHLSKY